A window of Theropithecus gelada isolate Dixy chromosome 14, Tgel_1.0, whole genome shotgun sequence contains these coding sequences:
- the FAM111B gene encoding protein FAM111B isoform X2 translates to MKRTCADTPVDHCLSGIRKCSSTFKPESEVSKHETALEMQNPNLNNKECCFTFSLNENSRKLDRSVFTAYGKPSESIYSALSANDYFSERMKNQFNKNIIVYEEKTIDGHINLGMPLKCLPSDSHFKITFHQRKSSEEDGHILRQCENPNMECILFHVVAIGRTIKRIVKIKELHEKGSKLCIYALKGETIEGALCKDGRFRSDIGEFEWKLKEGHKKIYGKQSMVDEVSGKVLEMDISKKKLQRKDIHKKIKQNENATDEVNHQSLIQPKKKVHEPEKDGETKDGEHSREQILLPQDLSHYIKGETRQTIPRIRNYYIHSLIRKYWQINSQVRRRLHLGRQYAINLDVQKEATNLLKNFQMLNEAIMHHYPNFKEEAQWIRKYFQEEQKRMDLSPSKQFKIYKKDFGKMTPNSIPVATCERLTYHSKSVGFMEWDNNGNTGNATCFVFNGGYIFTCRHVVHLMAGENTHESLWPDIISKCAKVTFTYKEFCPTPDDWFSIEPWLLSNKTLDYAILKLKENGNAFPPGLWRQISPQPSTGLIYLIGHPQGQTKGIDGCTVIPLNERFKKYPNDCKDGLVDLHDTTSNVYAMFTQRSFLSEVWNTHTLSYDTCFSDGSSGSPVFNASGKLVALHTFGHFYQRGCNVHALIEYGYSIDSILCNIKETNESLYKLLNDEKLETYNEEKGKQESLLQDHQIEPMEC, encoded by the coding sequence GAAGCGGACATGTGCTGACACACCTGTTGATCATTGTCTATCTGGCATAAGAAAGTGTAGCAGCACCTTTAAGCCTGAAAGTGAAGTCAGCAAGCATGAAACAGCCCTTGAAATGCAGAATCCAAATTTGAACAACAAAGAATGTTGTTTCACCTTTAGTTTGAATGAAAACTCCAGAAAATTAGACCGTAGTGTGTTTACAGCATATGGTAAACCCAGTGAGAGTATCTACTCAGCCCTGAGTGCTAATGACTATTTCAGTGAAAGGATGAAGAATCAGTTTAATAAGAATATTATTGTTTATGAAGAAAAGACAATAGATGGACATATAAATTTAGGAATGCCTCTCAAGTGCCTGCCTAgtgattctcattttaaaattacatttcatcAAAGAAAGAGTAGCGAAGAAGATGGACACATATTACGCCAATGTGAAAATCCAAACATGGAATGCATTCTTTTTCATGTTGTTGCTATAGGAAGGACAATAAAGAGGATTGTTAAGATAAAGGAACTTCATGAAAAAGGAAGTAAACTTTGTATTTATGCCTTGAAGGGTGAGACTATTGAAGGAGCCTTATGCAAGGATGGCCGTTTTCGGTCTGACATAGGTGAATTTGAATGGAAACTAAAGGAAGGTCATAAGAAAATTTATGGAAAACAGTCCATGGTGGATGAAGTATCTGGAAAAGTCTTAGAAAtggacatttcaaaaaaaaagttacaacgGAAAGATatccataaaaaaattaaacagaatgaaaatgctACCGATGAAGTTAATCACCAGAGTCTGATACAGCCTAAGAAAAAAGTCCATGAAccagagaaagatggagagacCAAAGATGGAGAACACAGCAGAGAGcaaattctcctacctcaggatCTAAGCCATTATATTAAAGGTGAAACTCGCCAGACAATTCCCAGGATTAGAAATTATTACATTCATAGTTTGATCcgaaaatattggcaaataaaCTCACAAGTTAGGCGGAGACTGCATCTGGGTAGGCAGTATGCTATTAATCTGGATGTCCAAAAGGAGGCAACTAAcctcttaaagaattttcaaatgttgaatgaAGCCATAATGCATCATTATCCGAATTTTAAGGAGGAGGCACAGtggataagaaaatattttcaggaagaacaaaagagaatGGATCTTTCACCATCTAAgcaattcaaaatatataaaaaggactTTGGAAAAATGACTCCAAATTCTATTCCAGTTGCAACCTGTGAACGGCTTACATATCATAGCAAGTCAGTTGGGTTCATGGAATGGGACAATAATGGAAACACAGGCAATGCTACTTGCTTTGTCTTCAATGGTGGTTATATTTTCACCTGTCGACATGTTGTACATCTTATGGCGGGTGAAAACACACATGAAAGTTTGTGGCCAGATATAATTAGCAAATGTGCTAAGGTAACTTTCACTTATAAAGAGTTCTGCCCTACTCCTGATGATTGGTTTTCCATTGAGCCATGGCTTTTGTCCAATAAAACTCTAGATTATgccattttaaaactaaaagaaaatggaaatgcatTTCCTCCAGGACTATGGCGACAGATTTCTCCTCAACCATCTACTGGTTTGATTTATTTAATTGGTCATCCCCAAGGCCAGACCAAGGGAATAGATGGTTGTACTGTGATTCCTCTAAATGAACgatttaaaaaatatccaaacGATTGTAAAGATGGGTTGGTAGATCTCCATGATACCACCAGTAATGTATACGCTATGTTTACCCAAAGAAGTTTCCTATCAGAGGTTTGGAACACGCACACGCTTAGTTATGATACTTGTTTCTCTGATGGGTCTTCAGGCTCTCCAGTGTTTAATGCATCTGGCAAATTGGTTGCTTTGCATACCTTTGGTCATTTTTATCAACGTGGATGTAATGTGCATGCCCTTATTGAATATGGTTATTCTATCGATTCTATTCTTTGtaatattaaagaaacaaacGAGAGCttgtataaattattaaatgatgAGAAACTTGAGACCTACAATGAAGAGAAAGGTAAACAAGAGTCATTACTTCAAGATCATCAGATTGAACCCATGGAATGTTAG
- the FAM111B gene encoding protein FAM111B isoform X1, producing MNSMKTEENKSFSATGDDQRTRPEVSEDTVMKRTCADTPVDHCLSGIRKCSSTFKPESEVSKHETALEMQNPNLNNKECCFTFSLNENSRKLDRSVFTAYGKPSESIYSALSANDYFSERMKNQFNKNIIVYEEKTIDGHINLGMPLKCLPSDSHFKITFHQRKSSEEDGHILRQCENPNMECILFHVVAIGRTIKRIVKIKELHEKGSKLCIYALKGETIEGALCKDGRFRSDIGEFEWKLKEGHKKIYGKQSMVDEVSGKVLEMDISKKKLQRKDIHKKIKQNENATDEVNHQSLIQPKKKVHEPEKDGETKDGEHSREQILLPQDLSHYIKGETRQTIPRIRNYYIHSLIRKYWQINSQVRRRLHLGRQYAINLDVQKEATNLLKNFQMLNEAIMHHYPNFKEEAQWIRKYFQEEQKRMDLSPSKQFKIYKKDFGKMTPNSIPVATCERLTYHSKSVGFMEWDNNGNTGNATCFVFNGGYIFTCRHVVHLMAGENTHESLWPDIISKCAKVTFTYKEFCPTPDDWFSIEPWLLSNKTLDYAILKLKENGNAFPPGLWRQISPQPSTGLIYLIGHPQGQTKGIDGCTVIPLNERFKKYPNDCKDGLVDLHDTTSNVYAMFTQRSFLSEVWNTHTLSYDTCFSDGSSGSPVFNASGKLVALHTFGHFYQRGCNVHALIEYGYSIDSILCNIKETNESLYKLLNDEKLETYNEEKGKQESLLQDHQIEPMEC from the coding sequence GAAGCGGACATGTGCTGACACACCTGTTGATCATTGTCTATCTGGCATAAGAAAGTGTAGCAGCACCTTTAAGCCTGAAAGTGAAGTCAGCAAGCATGAAACAGCCCTTGAAATGCAGAATCCAAATTTGAACAACAAAGAATGTTGTTTCACCTTTAGTTTGAATGAAAACTCCAGAAAATTAGACCGTAGTGTGTTTACAGCATATGGTAAACCCAGTGAGAGTATCTACTCAGCCCTGAGTGCTAATGACTATTTCAGTGAAAGGATGAAGAATCAGTTTAATAAGAATATTATTGTTTATGAAGAAAAGACAATAGATGGACATATAAATTTAGGAATGCCTCTCAAGTGCCTGCCTAgtgattctcattttaaaattacatttcatcAAAGAAAGAGTAGCGAAGAAGATGGACACATATTACGCCAATGTGAAAATCCAAACATGGAATGCATTCTTTTTCATGTTGTTGCTATAGGAAGGACAATAAAGAGGATTGTTAAGATAAAGGAACTTCATGAAAAAGGAAGTAAACTTTGTATTTATGCCTTGAAGGGTGAGACTATTGAAGGAGCCTTATGCAAGGATGGCCGTTTTCGGTCTGACATAGGTGAATTTGAATGGAAACTAAAGGAAGGTCATAAGAAAATTTATGGAAAACAGTCCATGGTGGATGAAGTATCTGGAAAAGTCTTAGAAAtggacatttcaaaaaaaaagttacaacgGAAAGATatccataaaaaaattaaacagaatgaaaatgctACCGATGAAGTTAATCACCAGAGTCTGATACAGCCTAAGAAAAAAGTCCATGAAccagagaaagatggagagacCAAAGATGGAGAACACAGCAGAGAGcaaattctcctacctcaggatCTAAGCCATTATATTAAAGGTGAAACTCGCCAGACAATTCCCAGGATTAGAAATTATTACATTCATAGTTTGATCcgaaaatattggcaaataaaCTCACAAGTTAGGCGGAGACTGCATCTGGGTAGGCAGTATGCTATTAATCTGGATGTCCAAAAGGAGGCAACTAAcctcttaaagaattttcaaatgttgaatgaAGCCATAATGCATCATTATCCGAATTTTAAGGAGGAGGCACAGtggataagaaaatattttcaggaagaacaaaagagaatGGATCTTTCACCATCTAAgcaattcaaaatatataaaaaggactTTGGAAAAATGACTCCAAATTCTATTCCAGTTGCAACCTGTGAACGGCTTACATATCATAGCAAGTCAGTTGGGTTCATGGAATGGGACAATAATGGAAACACAGGCAATGCTACTTGCTTTGTCTTCAATGGTGGTTATATTTTCACCTGTCGACATGTTGTACATCTTATGGCGGGTGAAAACACACATGAAAGTTTGTGGCCAGATATAATTAGCAAATGTGCTAAGGTAACTTTCACTTATAAAGAGTTCTGCCCTACTCCTGATGATTGGTTTTCCATTGAGCCATGGCTTTTGTCCAATAAAACTCTAGATTATgccattttaaaactaaaagaaaatggaaatgcatTTCCTCCAGGACTATGGCGACAGATTTCTCCTCAACCATCTACTGGTTTGATTTATTTAATTGGTCATCCCCAAGGCCAGACCAAGGGAATAGATGGTTGTACTGTGATTCCTCTAAATGAACgatttaaaaaatatccaaacGATTGTAAAGATGGGTTGGTAGATCTCCATGATACCACCAGTAATGTATACGCTATGTTTACCCAAAGAAGTTTCCTATCAGAGGTTTGGAACACGCACACGCTTAGTTATGATACTTGTTTCTCTGATGGGTCTTCAGGCTCTCCAGTGTTTAATGCATCTGGCAAATTGGTTGCTTTGCATACCTTTGGTCATTTTTATCAACGTGGATGTAATGTGCATGCCCTTATTGAATATGGTTATTCTATCGATTCTATTCTTTGtaatattaaagaaacaaacGAGAGCttgtataaattattaaatgatgAGAAACTTGAGACCTACAATGAAGAGAAAGGTAAACAAGAGTCATTACTTCAAGATCATCAGATTGAACCCATGGAATGTTAG